The proteins below are encoded in one region of Sulfolobus islandicus Y.N.15.51:
- a CDS encoding aldo/keto reductase: MEDVKKFKYFTVSSLAFGTWRIGGGYWYASHDRDNEWVSAIRKAIELGIRLIDTAEMYGNGHAEELVGEAIKRFNRDELFIVSKVWPSHAEYDNVIKSAKNSSKRLGTYIDLYLLHSPSRVPICKTISAFEKLVDDGVIRYFGLSNFDVDQIERARECVSKYEIVAIQNHYSLLNRDDERKALAYAEKNGLMYMAYTPLENGILARNEFLASIGKRYNKTATQVALNWYITGRNSLIPIVKASKIPHVEENAGAMGWRLSEEDWREIDEHFREKSYFLDKFVSSLKSIRPWS, translated from the coding sequence ATGGAGGACGTTAAGAAATTTAAATACTTTACCGTATCGTCACTGGCTTTTGGAACTTGGAGAATTGGAGGAGGTTATTGGTACGCTTCTCATGATAGAGATAACGAGTGGGTGAGTGCGATTCGTAAGGCAATTGAGCTAGGAATAAGGCTCATTGATACTGCCGAAATGTATGGAAATGGTCACGCTGAGGAATTAGTAGGTGAGGCAATTAAGAGATTTAATAGAGATGAGCTGTTTATAGTCTCCAAGGTTTGGCCTAGCCATGCTGAATATGATAATGTGATAAAGTCAGCTAAAAATAGTTCTAAAAGGCTAGGCACATACATCGACCTTTATTTACTTCACTCCCCTTCAAGAGTACCCATTTGTAAGACAATAAGTGCATTTGAGAAGTTAGTTGATGATGGTGTAATAAGGTATTTTGGCCTAAGCAATTTCGATGTAGATCAAATTGAGAGAGCTAGAGAGTGTGTTAGTAAATACGAGATTGTGGCAATTCAGAATCATTATAGCCTGCTAAATAGGGATGATGAGAGGAAAGCTTTAGCTTATGCAGAGAAAAATGGATTGATGTACATGGCTTATACTCCATTGGAAAATGGAATATTGGCGAGAAACGAATTCTTAGCAAGCATAGGTAAGAGGTACAATAAGACTGCTACCCAAGTAGCCTTAAACTGGTATATCACTGGTAGAAATAGTTTAATACCAATAGTTAAGGCTTCCAAAATACCCCACGTTGAGGAGAATGCTGGTGCAATGGGCTGGAGATTGTCGGAAGAAGATTGGAGGGAAATAGATGAGCATTTTAGAGAGAAGAGTTACTTTTTAGATAAATTCGTCTCGTCTCTGAAATCGATAAGACCTTGGTCCTAG
- a CDS encoding universal stress protein, whose product MKRILVGYDGSENAERALDFAIELASKFSARLFVVEVIDLTLFYNSGVLPPLEATKSLEEKAKKDVKKAIEKAKSKGVDTEGITLEGDPAHSILEFAKDNQVDVIVIGSRGLSKVQRIFLGSVSNKIVQESRIPVIVVK is encoded by the coding sequence ATGAAGAGAATCCTAGTTGGCTATGATGGTTCGGAGAACGCTGAAAGAGCATTAGATTTCGCAATAGAATTGGCTAGTAAATTTTCCGCTAGACTATTTGTAGTAGAAGTTATAGACCTTACATTGTTTTATAATTCAGGGGTATTACCTCCATTAGAAGCTACTAAGAGCTTAGAAGAGAAAGCTAAGAAAGATGTTAAAAAAGCAATAGAAAAGGCTAAAAGCAAAGGTGTAGATACAGAGGGTATTACTTTAGAGGGAGATCCAGCTCATTCTATTCTAGAGTTTGCTAAAGATAACCAAGTCGATGTAATAGTAATTGGGAGTAGAGGTTTATCAAAGGTTCAACGCATATTCCTAGGGAGTGTATCGAATAAAATTGTCCAAGAATCCAGGATTCCCGTAATTGTAGTTAAGTAA
- a CDS encoding FAD-dependent oxidoreductase, translated as MSFDADIVIVGGGLAGLSAAITANREGLSTIVLERGEYSGSKNVSGGRMYVHALSQLFPDALERAPLERPVTKETYEIYCEEGKKITFSFQHKTKNSYTILRAKFDQWLAKEAENEGVLISYTTLIINARREKDYVVIETNRGELKAPLVIDAGGITAPVSRFLGVKKLEPKTLMLGVKEVLDIKPEIPENEGEARTIMGLIGNLKGGGFVYTNKDTLSIGVTIKVESLYNSSIPSHEIVERFRESLGLSGNILEYSAHLIPYYGYDKIGKIHDKNLILVGDAAGFLINDGFNIRGMDLAIGSGIIAGKAAKKIKELNDYSRTDIYYEMLKESFVLKDMKTALRSFSVLSEEEVFTKYPKVICNVLGKLFTVTGDGKERPINVLLQESKSENVNTTKMLSDLMRLFI; from the coding sequence GTGAGCTTCGACGCCGATATTGTAATTGTTGGGGGAGGATTAGCTGGACTTTCTGCTGCAATTACTGCGAACAGAGAAGGATTGTCTACAATTGTATTAGAAAGGGGAGAATATTCTGGAAGTAAAAACGTTTCTGGAGGAAGAATGTATGTCCACGCATTATCACAACTATTTCCAGATGCATTAGAGAGAGCACCCTTAGAAAGACCAGTAACTAAAGAAACATATGAGATTTATTGTGAGGAAGGAAAGAAAATCACTTTTTCATTCCAACATAAAACTAAAAATAGTTATACTATATTAAGGGCTAAATTCGATCAATGGCTAGCTAAAGAGGCTGAAAATGAGGGAGTATTGATTTCTTATACTACGCTCATAATCAACGCTAGACGGGAAAAAGACTACGTGGTAATAGAAACAAACAGAGGTGAACTTAAGGCACCTTTGGTTATAGATGCAGGTGGAATTACTGCTCCAGTGTCTAGATTCTTAGGAGTTAAAAAACTAGAACCTAAAACTTTAATGTTAGGAGTTAAAGAGGTGTTGGATATTAAACCAGAGATACCAGAAAATGAGGGTGAGGCTAGAACTATAATGGGGTTAATAGGAAATTTGAAAGGAGGAGGTTTCGTCTACACAAATAAGGATACATTATCCATAGGTGTTACGATAAAAGTTGAATCGTTATATAATTCTAGTATACCATCACATGAAATTGTGGAAAGATTTAGGGAATCGTTAGGCTTAAGCGGGAATATACTCGAATACTCCGCACACTTAATTCCATATTACGGTTATGATAAGATAGGTAAGATTCATGACAAGAATTTAATCTTAGTAGGCGATGCAGCTGGATTTCTAATAAATGACGGATTTAATATTAGAGGAATGGATTTGGCAATAGGTTCTGGAATTATTGCTGGAAAGGCTGCCAAGAAGATCAAGGAGCTTAACGATTATAGTAGAACTGATATCTATTACGAGATGCTCAAAGAATCGTTTGTGCTAAAGGATATGAAAACAGCTTTAAGGTCTTTTAGTGTATTAAGTGAGGAGGAAGTTTTCACTAAGTACCCTAAGGTTATTTGTAATGTTCTAGGCAAGTTATTTACAGTGACTGGCGATGGAAAGGAGAGGCCAATAAACGTTTTGCTTCAAGAAAGTAAAAGCGAAAACGTAAATACTACGAAGATGTTATCTGATCTTATGAGGTTATTTATATGA
- a CDS encoding thiamine pyrophosphate-dependent dehydrogenase E1 component subunit alpha, with protein MIIKPEPSLKDLSYLIESSGLKPSDLLNMYRRMLTIRYFEETIRKIYHEGKNPFNMASGIIRGEMHLSIGQEAVAVGTLYKVRDEDVVVSTHRPHHHAIAKGVDANKLVAEILGKVTGLCRGKGGHMHLFDKTKNFACSGIVGASFPQAAGAAFAFKYSGKDNVAIAFAGEGAANHGTFAETLNIASAWELPLILVIEDNKYADSTPKSFVMSTTFHYQRGLTYNVPSYLVDGMDVIDVYSTARKAIERARKGFGPTLIEALTYRYVGHFEGDSEEYRTKEEVEMWSSLDPIRRLENRILRLNYADNEILAKLREEARKQVQDAIDFALRSPYPDPNEALTGVFA; from the coding sequence ATGATAATAAAACCAGAACCCTCATTAAAGGACTTATCATATCTAATAGAAAGTTCTGGACTGAAACCGAGTGATCTACTCAATATGTATAGGAGAATGTTAACGATAAGGTATTTTGAGGAAACGATAAGAAAAATATATCATGAGGGGAAGAATCCCTTCAATATGGCTTCTGGTATAATTAGAGGGGAAATGCACTTATCCATAGGTCAAGAGGCAGTAGCTGTAGGTACATTATATAAAGTTAGGGATGAAGACGTCGTAGTGAGTACTCATAGACCTCATCATCATGCGATTGCGAAGGGCGTAGACGCAAACAAGCTAGTAGCTGAAATTTTAGGTAAGGTAACTGGACTTTGTAGAGGAAAAGGAGGACACATGCACTTGTTCGATAAAACTAAAAACTTTGCTTGTAGCGGTATTGTAGGGGCATCTTTTCCCCAAGCTGCTGGTGCTGCTTTCGCATTTAAATATTCTGGTAAGGATAACGTAGCTATAGCATTTGCAGGTGAAGGAGCAGCAAATCACGGCACTTTCGCTGAAACGTTAAATATAGCAAGTGCATGGGAACTACCATTAATATTAGTTATAGAGGACAATAAGTACGCTGATTCCACACCTAAATCCTTTGTAATGTCAACTACCTTTCACTATCAAAGGGGATTGACATATAACGTTCCGTCATATCTAGTTGATGGAATGGACGTAATAGATGTCTATTCAACTGCAAGGAAGGCGATTGAGAGGGCTAGAAAGGGTTTTGGGCCTACATTAATAGAAGCTCTAACGTATAGATATGTGGGACATTTTGAGGGAGATAGCGAGGAATATAGAACTAAAGAGGAAGTCGAGATGTGGAGTTCACTAGATCCCATAAGGAGATTGGAGAACCGAATATTACGTTTAAACTATGCAGATAACGAAATCCTAGCTAAATTAAGAGAAGAGGCTAGAAAGCAAGTTCAAGATGCAATAGATTTCGCCCTTAGAAGTCCCTATCCAGACCCTAATGAGGCATTAACGGGTGTCTTCGCATGA